CAGGATGAGGGCCACGATGAGACCGTAGAGCCCGAGGACCTCGGCAAAGATTAAGATGAGGATCATGCCCACGAAGAGCCGGGGCTGCTGCGCCGTGCCCCGAACCCCCGCATCACCTACAATACCAATTGCAAAGCCAGCTGCCAACCCGCTCAAGCCCACACTCAGCCCAGCACCAAGATGAAGGAAACTCCTACAACACAGAGGGGGACAGGGGATTACCATAGTATCAATACAGTGGATAGGGTTACTATGTGATACCGAATGAAGAAATGACAATAGTAAGATGAGATGTTTTCAATTAAAGACCAACAAAATATTGggcaacaaaacattttttttttaatggtatATAGATTTAATCTAATATTAATGTCAGGTGTAATGGATTGAGGGACCAGTTGCCTGTTAGAAGTATTAGGAATTGAGGGGAAATGCAAATGGAGACAATTTGTAGAAATAAATGGAGGTGGGAGATGTCAGACTGACTTGTAGAGTGTGACCTTCTCGGAGATGTTGTTGGCGATGAGCACCGCTACCACCAGGCCGTAGATGGCTATAATACCCGCCATGACCACTGGAATGATGGACTTCATGATGAGCTCTGGCCTCATCACTGACATGGCAGCAATCCCTGTTCCACTCTTAGCCGTGCCATAGGCTGCTCCCAAGgctggggggggggagaagaagaAAATTAGATCCATTGAtataatactatagtaaatattTAAACACGTAAGGAATAATCAACAAGGGGCTATGCGTTCTATGGAAAACAATGAGCGATGTGGAAGGCGTGTTCCACAACACGCTGAGTGCAACTGACCTTCCAAGGAGTTACATTTACCAAAGAACGCTGAGCCCTGAGTTGATTATCCCCTTCATACattggctataatttaacacatttgccacTAAAATTGTGTTAAATTGACAGAAATGTTtaacatatatatacacaaaagtatggaCACCTTCAAAATTGTGGATTCGGGTATTTCAGCCActgccatgcagtctccatagacaaacatttgcagtagaatggccttactgaagagctcagtgactttcaacatggcaccatcataagatgccacctttccaacaaattaGTCGGTCAGATTTCTGCTTCAGAGCTGCCCCGGTAAACTAAGTgacattgtgaagtggaaacgtctagaagcaacaacgtCTCAGCCGCGAAGTTGTaggccacaagctcacagaacaggaaaGGCGAGTACTGGAGCGTGTAAAAATACTCGGTTGCagcactcactacagagttccacactgcctctggaagcaatgtcagcataagaactgttcagcgggagcgtcatgaaatgggtttccatggctgagcagcagcacacaagcctaagatcaccattcgCAATGCCATACAATGTCaatctagacaattctgtgctttgggaggctctttcctgtttcagcatgacaattacacaccacccctcccccacgTGATCCCTGTGAAAATGGCACTAACAGAGAGGGTTGCCTCACTTCTAGTTCTTAGGAAACTGCGCATACATTTATGTTCTCTTACATTGTTTGCCCAGAAAATGTTACTagatacagccgggaagaactattgaatATCAGAGTGGCGGTAACTGACAAGGAATATGACTTACCAGGGCAGATCCTTTGTTCGCGTcacccagggcaattgaactgatagaggccgacccaaaacaaggCCGGTCAAGGAGAGGTGCTTGGAGCGGTCTTCTAGTCCGACTTAGGCGGcacacacaccatccaccgctttcgagtatattactcgctaatgttcagttcCTGGATAATAAAGTTGCCGAGCTCAGGGCAAGagtttctttccagagagacatcagggattgtaacatactctgtttcacagaaacacggctctctcgggatatactgtcggaGTTGGTCCAGCAATCTGGATTTGCAGTTCATCGCACCGACAGGAATGAACAGCTCTCCGGGATGAAGGACGGGGGTGTAcgtttcatgattaacaactcgTGGTGAAATtgtaacatacaggaactcaagtccttttgttcacctgacctagaattcctcaaaTGCCAACCGTATTATCTCTGGTTATAGTCAAGGCCGTGTATatccctcaagccgataccacgaccgCCCTCACTGGAAACCATATCCTGAGTTGAGGTCTACCGATTcagatttttcaacgccgataccgattgtAGTACCAAAAAAGCAGACACGTGATtgttatatatttgtaataatgacaattacaacaataatgaATGAACACTTTAAACTTAATACAACACATCAAATTCAATTTAGACCCAAATAAAGATGTTCAATTTTgttgaaataatgcaaaaacaaagtgttggagaagtgcaatgtgccatgtaaaaaagctaacatttaagttccttgctcagaacgtgagaacatatgaaacctagtggttccttttaacatgagtcttcaatattcccaggtaagaagttttaggttgtagttattataggactatttctctcgtataccatttgtatttcatatatatttgactattggatgttctaataggtactttagtgttgccagcctaatctcgggagatGATAGgctgaagtcataaacagtgcaatgcttgaagcacagcgaagagctgctggcaaatgcaggaaagtgctgtttgaatgaatgcttacgagcctgctgctgcctaccaccgctcagtcagactgcactatcaaatcagacttaattatcatataataacacagaaatacataccttgggtcattaatatggtcaaatccggaagctatcatttcaaaaacaaaatgtttattcttgcagtgaaatacagaaccgttccgtattttatttaACACGTGGCATCcgtaagtctaaatattgctgttacattgcacaaccttcaatgttgtcataattatgtaaaattctggcaaattcgtttgcaacgagccaggcggcccaaattgttgcatattccctgactctgcgtgcaatgaactcGAGAAGACACAATTTGCCTACTTATCTTTTTTGGGCTAGGGGgaagcatttggaattttggatgaagagtatgtccaaagtaaactgcctaatactcaggcccagaagctataatatgcatataattggtagatttggatagaaaattctaacgtttccaaaactgttaaaataatgcccgagtataacagaactggcAGGCAaaaatggcaggcgaaaacctgaggaaaagcCATCCAGGATGTGCTATTATTTTGAAATGGGTGTTTCTCCATTGAAAGACTATCCACCATTTAAAGCGATAGAACCCAGATTCTGtaccctatggcttccactagctgtgaacagtctttagacattgtttcaggtcTTTATTCTGAAGAATGAGCAGTTTCAATGAGGCCAATGGAAAATCCTCAACCTGTTTGGTGCGCAATCCCAAGAGCGCGTCTTTGTTTCTCTTTAATATTGCCAACgctattgtccagttgaaatattgATTATTTAGACTAAACCTGAGCATTGATTATAAacatagtttgaaatgtttctacgaactttagagatattatttggaatttgtctgcattTCAGCCATTGGATTACTGTACAAAACGCACCAACAAAAATGGAGGTTTTCGGaaataaagagggactttatcgaacaacaAAGATGTGTGTAACTGGGagttgtgagtgcaaccatatgaagagcaaaggtaagtgattcattttattactatttctgacttgtgtgactaatctacttggctggttacggTTTGTAATGTGTGCcgagcgctgtcctcagatagtcgcatggtttgctttcgccataaagcctttttgaaatctgacacggcagctggattaacaacaagttaagatttattttgatgtattgcacttgtgatttcatggaagttaaatattttgtcatttaatttggcgctctgcaatttcaccagacgCTCGCGTCCCACTGATCCATAAGAAGTTaataatattgcctgctaacatgaatttcttttaactaaatatgcaggtttaaaagaTGTTTACTTCTGTGTActtattttaagaaaggcattgatgtttatggttaggtacattcatgcaacgattgtgcttttttcacaaatgcgcttgttaagtaggctgtgattcaatgataaattaacaggcactgcatcgattatatgcaacgcaggacaagctagataaactagtaatatcctcaaccatgtgtagttaactagtgattatgttaagattgatttttgtttttataagataagtttaatgctagcaccttaccttggctccttgctgcactcgcataagaggtagtcagcctgccatgcagtctcatggagtgcaatgtaaatCGGCCATAAATGCAGattaccaattgttatgaaaacttcaaATCTGCCCTAATTAAAAATCCGCCATTCTGATTAAAAATCAGTCAACCTCtaatcctgaggctgcatttattgtagctggagatTAACAaaaagatgatcgtggacttcgggaaacagcagagggagtacccccctatccacattgacgggacagcagtggagaaggtagaaagttaagttcctctgcgtacacatcactgaaacagtccacccacacaggcagtgtggtgaaggcgcaatagcacctcttcaacctcacgTGACTGAAGAAATGTCTTGTCACCTAaagcttttacagatgcacaattgagagcatcctgtcgggctggctgtatcaccacctggtacggcaactgcatggCCCACAacctcagggctctccagagggtggtgctggCGGCACAaggcatcactgggggcaaattacatgccctccaggacacctacagcacccaatgtcacaggaaggtcaaaaagaccatcaaggacaaccaccCAAGCTACTGCCTGGTCACCCCGCtattatccagaaggcgaggtcagtacaggtgcatcaaagctgggaccgagagactgaaaaatagcttctcaAGTACATCAGGCTTAAATAGCCATCTCTAGCACAGATAGGTAGAAGCCTATATACACAGATTTGAAGTCAttggacactttaataatgttaacatatcttgcattactcatctcatatgtttatactgtattctacactacTCAtccatatttatatattcttaattccatttctTTACTTGGATGTGTGTAGAGTATATGTTGTGAGAAATTGTTAGCTATTGCTGCagtgtcggaactagaagcacaagcatttcgctacacccacaataacatctgctaaaaatgtgcgcgcatacataaaaaaaaaagtttgtttcGAGATCTGtgcggaagaacttgactggcatgcagagccctgacctcaaccccatcgaattaTGAAAATTGAATTCAACAATACCAACACTGTTTTCAATTAGACTTTTGCTTTAAAAAGCagcttaaaataaaataaaaaaagtactatagccattgaattctaccgtgcAAATATACCGTAACTTATAGGGAAATAATAtacgctctagaatgcccttcaagcaaAATCGGGAGTACGCAACAATACCATGATATAATTATGTACCATTTAATTCTGTGATTAGAGAAATGTACAAATAGAGTAGAATACAGAGTTGAGCAATATGGAGGAACTGAAATCGATTAGGTAACAAATTCACAACTCCATAGTTTATGTTCCCTGTACAAGAGCAACGTAGCTACAGCTGGGAAATTCTTGTGTATGAGGAAATGACCAGCATCATGTTCTCCCACACTGAAAATGAGCTTGACTGCAGATCTCAAACCAGTCACTCCATTTAACAGTTACGGTTCAGGGCAAATTCTCTACACTTCAACCCATAGATACCATCAGGGAACGGAGAGCTGAGGTTAACCCTGTCCATTCAATGgctttaaattattattatatatatatattttttaaaggtttTCATCCTGTGCAAGAGCGGCAGATATCTAAATCACTCCAACTCCCTGAAGTATAGACTCATTAGGTTCTCCATACAGGAAGCTGCTGACTTCAGACAAGCAGAATGTCACATCCCTGCAGAAGCTCAGAAAGGACACAAACCAGCACCAGTCGCCACAGAAACAATCTGATGTCACATTGGCAGCACTCAATAAAATAGAAATGTAATCTATGACAGCGTTACCTGTGTCGTGTAAAAACATTCCCAGCTTGGAAAATGTTCACTTTCTGAGCAATTGTGACGTTATGTTTGAAAACGTATGTGACGTATCTAAACCGTTTGAGCTAGAAAGTATTGGACCCAGTTCTAAAAAGCTGCGACTCCAACATGAACGGGTTTCCCTTTTTGCGCTACAACACCCACAAAATTCAGTCGACTAGTCCGAAGTCGGACCCCTCGGCGTGCCAATAATATTTTTTACTCACGAAAAGGTCTAACACCAGAAACTATTTGGAGCCAGGTTTAAAAAGCTGAGACTCACAAAAGCATTGTCCATTTTGCTCTATGCCCACAAGCTTCATCTGAAGTTGGAACCGAGAACAATCAGAACATGAAAATTAATAGGACATTTAATTGGGAACACTTTTAGCTGGGAACATTTTTACACAACAAGTGGCAGCAGGGCACTAATGTAATAGAGGCCCAGCAGAATGCAGAGTCAGCACGCCGACAGGAGGCTCAAAACGACAGAGACCAGGATGCAGACAGCCAGAGTGCCAACATCTgcaggagaggcagaacagtgttgTGAAAAATCAATACTCTCATGGGCCTCCAAAAATGGATGTGCTCGGTTGggggagtgtgggggggggggggggggggggggacaggccGCCGTGGTCGTGAATCATGCAGAATGGGCTGACGAGATTTCTCCCACGTCAGCCATGCATCACCCGCAGTGAGATCACACTAAACTGAAAGCCCTGAGGTGGCTACGACTGACCAGAGCGTCTAATATGCAACCTAAGTTGCAGCTACTGCCTGAGCCACTCTTCCCTTAGCATTGTGCAAGAAGGACGACACTGGACAAGATACATATTATGTTTGCCTCAACCCAGCAAGGAGTGCTAAGAAGCTCCAGGATATAACAGTACGTGAATGTGACTTCAAATAGCCTAGGAGAAATTATGCCCAAAAGGAGTGAATTATCCAGTTCGCTGTGTTACATGTGGAGATTTGCATTCACTGTGTAAATATTAAAACAGAGTTTGACTCCCTAGACCTTTAAATCTCTCTAAACAGGTCTCTTGCACTGCAGACTGACCACAAAACCCAGGGAATATGGAATGTGTGGTGGATCAATGATGCTCCTTTGTGAATGTCTATGGTCAGCCTCCGTGACAAGGGAGGTAGACAGCAACTAACTAAGCAGACTCGCGCTATAGTAAACTAATAGCTGCCATTTCTAGGTTATTTATCTAATATGATTACATATTaagtcttgactgcatcaaaccagGAAATACTAGTTAAGCAAGGCAGTGTCTCTGGAGCTTTGTGTAATGGTGGCTCTACACTAGAGGAAGTGGCTGGCAAATCCTTAAAATATGCACATCGCAGCCAGCCACCCACCAGACCCCTACACGGACTTATTTGTGACAAGACTGATGCCATCTATACAAGGTTAAGTTGATCTGCTCCAACCTTGTCAGACCATTTAACAGATTCACACACTAGTTCATTTAAGACAAAGTAATATCAAATGAGGCATTAAAACTTACCTCTTTCACATAAATATGAAgttgtttccaatgacatcagaGTGcaattttaaccaattatgagtaggcattgcctaACAATAGTCTACTAATGTCATTGTAAACACTTAAATTCCTCTTTTTTACTACACAACAGAAACGTGCTAtgttcacatatgttgatgttggttGGTGAGGAGATGAATGAAGTTGGAATATATCCCTATTTAGACCTGATGCATTTACTGAAGACTGGTGTAATAGCCTAGCACCTTTCTCAATCCCTCATGGTAGAGAAGTCTATCCACAGAAGGGTTGATGTTACAGCTAGGGCCATTACTGTGACCATACTACGGCAACACCAGCAGTCACAAGTCATGATGGCAgacaaattccacgtgaccgtttagtcatggtaattaggcttctccaagctctgatgctgtgGATGGTCATTAGAAACCAACAAACTTGCTAACTGGTACTCAGCACTGTCCCGCCAATCGCTCTGACATCAATGTGAATGTAATCCAAACACtacatgagagcccatgagctcatgttgagcaatttttctataggctatgcaattgtgaaAAAACAGAGCGATGGCCTTTATTAAAAATAGGAGCACATCAGCTCCCTATAGGCTAGgcatactatatttatttctcaactttcctaatattaaaaCACATTTCccatctttacaacaggagtatagcctacctggctggcataaAAATGACCCGGAAAAATCGTCCTCCATTCGCTAAGTGCATAGAAAATACATGTTGTTTTCTTCCCCTGCTCCTACTGGTGCATGATAGTTTAttcaaaatcaaaacaaattcacatattatttagtatatgtaaagacaggATTTAATCAAGAATAGTGTGATGGTGACAATATTTGCCTATGAATGATGCCCAGCGTGTGTGCAGTAGGGCAAAAAACGCATGCCTTCTTCaaatcagtcacacacacagcctagctCATAAACCTATATATtccatcccacaactgtcccagactatgtttggaatattactcttgcacagaataggtcaacttttgtaccaTGGGGGAAAGGTAAATTGACATATGCTAGTGCTTTCGCTgatcgttaggcctactcatcttgttggctgacaaagtaaatgtggacagttcttccaatatcgtcaatatgcacctcggaatagGACAAGAACCTGCGCATTTGCGTCCCTGATGtcggtcttcacttgtagcctttAAGAAAAACCAGATCACATGACGGGGAGCCATTTGAATGCGAGGTTGCAGTTGGGAGAAGGGAATTTTAATTGTTATAGTCAGCCCAATGGCACAATGGAcaccaccccccccaaaaaaggcatggatttttttagggggcattacggccaAACAAAGGGAAATTCTacgcattatcaagtgcttgtaaaattgtgaatgagagactgatgaagtgtacagcctgcacaagaAACAAAGCAGAGCTTTCATGCAGACTTAGAATTAATTAAAAACCAAAACACCGCCCAATGTTTggatcacaactaaagttacaaaTAAAGAAGCATAgaggagtacctatttctttgttaaccactcaacatAGAAAAGCCGcatgtgcacactccctcaaataaTTCGGAGAACATATCCTTGCCATTTTACTCAGCTATGtttaattgtattcttcatactataaaatattgccacagaattctaagcaaattTTGTCTACTAGTGTAGCCATAGCCATATCAGGGCAACTGTGACTGTTTTAGAAGAAAATAGCAGCATTCtatattttcttcatatcatgtttctttagacccaTCTAAAATAAATGGATTTATTGTtacatgtaggctatattacatgcaTTTACTAGACTTTTAAAAATATGTTtcaaaaggtctgcatcagtggcttgtaggctatgcgtggaagccaggagatgctaaatgtgtatATTAAGTAACTTTCAactaccgtgagaccggcagttatttgcttgacaatcaccagctaATGAAATTTCAtgaccgcaacagccctagctACAGCAACACCTCAGGAGACCAAGACTactttgtattaaaaaaaaaaagaatatccAGATAGTAATATAGCTGTTCACAATACTTATCATGCCACAACCCCTAAAGTGATAGCTTGCAGCTTCCACTCTGACCCGAGGTGGTATTTTGTTCATGCAATTACTTCCATGTTGAAACACAATGAATGACCCTCACCAAAAAGCTGCCCTCATGCACTCTCATTCATAAACCAAGACCAACCATAGTGTATTAGGaaatattcagaaagtattcagacccctggactttttccacattttgttatgttacaacaaTATTCTAAGTTTGAATTAATTGTTTCtcaaacacacaataccccataataacaaagtgaaaacaggttgacatttctgaaaatgtaaaaaaaactaaaaacaccgtacttacataactattcagacactttgctatgagactcgaaattgagttcaggtgcatcctgtttccgttgaacattcatgagatgtttctacaacttggagtccacctgtggtaaattcaattgattggacatgatctgaaaaggcacacacacacacctgtctatattacaGATCTCACCGTTGACAGttcaagtcagagcaaaaaccaagtcatgaactcaaattgtcagtagagctccgagacacgatcgtgtggaggcacagatctggggaagggtaccaaaatatttctgcagcattgaaggtccaagaacacagtaacctccatcaatcttaaatggaagaagtttggaaccaccaacactcttcctagagctggccgcctggccaaactgagcaatcgggggagaagagacttggtcagagaggtgaccaagaacccgatggtcactgacagagcgcCAAagttgctctgtggagatggaaccttccagaaggagaaccatctatgcagcactccaccaaatcaggcatttattgtagagtggccagacggaagcaact
The sequence above is a segment of the Oncorhynchus kisutch isolate 150728-3 linkage group LG25, Okis_V2, whole genome shotgun sequence genome. Coding sequences within it:
- the LOC109876131 gene encoding V-type proton ATPase 16 kDa proteolipid subunit; the encoded protein is MSSESPEYSPFFAVMGASAAMVFSALGAAYGTAKSGTGIAAMSVMRPELIMKSIIPVVMAGIIAIYGLVVAVLIANNISEKVTLYKSFLHLGAGLSVGLSGLAAGFAIGIVGDAGVRGTAQQPRLFVGMILILIFAEVLGLYGLIVALILSTK